In the Malus domestica chromosome 16, GDT2T_hap1 genome, one interval contains:
- the LOC103404069 gene encoding uncharacterized protein — MMRTRLVWFGVGFSLTGAAISHLVWKDLLVDRFALSSDVKQKFDALEGRIVNLERSLSPDPNHHPAQVED; from the exons atGATGCGAACTcgtttggtttggttcggtgtTGGGTTTTCGCTGACAGGAGCTGCAATTTCTCACCTCGTCTGGAAAGATCTTCTCGTCGACCGTTTCGCTCTTTCCTCCGAT gtgaagcaaaAGTTTGATGCTCTTGAAGGTAGAATTGTGAACCTTGAGCGTTCTTTGTCACCAGACCCGAATCATCATCCCGCTCAG GTTGAGGACTAG
- the LOC103404068 gene encoding FCS-Like Zinc finger 14-like produces MENISGKKRPTISLSLFTTFSESISSDKSPNAIKSPRNFQEGVVGLGIVAAMTDLGNPNEVALSDKSPRSSPIPIVSAAKPAANFRGGFCVERAGAVVDELSESYTCVITHFGNNLTSKRVYFDDELSGVVDDPNAGVVVASGVFYVSPLSVGEVGREFWASDFLSWCYLCKKQLHGLDIFMYRGEKAFCSAECRDKHIRSDDHKEKCRSEALKSLEYSVSPCSSPLVFLSGVAVA; encoded by the exons ATGGAGAACATTTCCGGGAAAAAGCGACCCACAATCAGTCTCTCACTTTTTACTACTTTTTCCGAGTCAATTTCCTCTGACAAGTCCCCAAATGCAATCAAATCCCCCCGAAATTTCCAAGAGGGGGTTGTTGGGCTTGGAATAGTGGCTGCCATGACTGATTTGGGCAACCCCAATGAAGTGGCTTTGTCTGACAAGTCGCCTAGGTCGAGCCCGATCCCCATAGTCTCTGCAGCTAAGCCCGCAGCTAATTTCAGAGGTGGGTTTTGTGTGGAGAGGGCAGGGGCTGTGGTGGATGAATTGTCCGAGAGCTATACATGTGTGATTACGCATTTCGGAAACAATTTGACATCGAAAAGGGTTTATTTCGATGATGAGCTGAGTGGGGTTGTGGATGATCCTAATGCTGGTGTGGTGGTGGCCTCTGGGGTGTTCTATGTTTCTCCACTGAGTGTTGGTGAAGTGGGAAGAGAGTTTTGGGCCTCGGATTTTCTCAGTTGGTGTTATCTTTGCAAGAAGCAGCTTCATGGACTGGACATTTTCATGTACag GGGTGAGAAAGCATTTTGCAGCGCCGAGTGCCGTGACAAGCACATTCGAAGCGATGATCATAAAGAGAAGTGCAGATCGGAAGCATTGAAATCGCTTGAGTACTCGGTGTCTCCCTGCTCCAGTCCGCTCGTCTTCTTATCCGGGGTTGCTGTGGCATGA
- the LOC103416903 gene encoding biotin carboxylase 1, chloroplastic, translated as MDAIMPICKTVTPTPKGLFFGRTREIRSSQCSFMVGNKVNFLRQRAPGAQVSIKSRRHGGALHATCRAEKILVANRGEIAVRVIRTAHEMGIPCVAVYSTIDKDALHVKLADESVCIGEAASSQSYLVVPNVLSAAISRKCTMLHPGYGFLSENASFVEMCKEHGINFIGPKPESIRVMGDKSTARDTMKKAGVPTVPGSDGLLQSTEEGIRLADEIGFPVMIKATAGGGGRGMRLAKEPEEFVKLLQQAKSEAAAAFGNDGVYLEKYIQNPRHIEFQVLADKYGNVIHFGERDCSIQRRNQKLLEEAPSPALTPELRKAMGDAAVAAAASIGYIGVGTVEFLLDERGSFYFMEMNTRIQVEHPVTEMISSVDLIEEQIRVAMGEKLRYTQEDIVLRGHSIECRINAEDAFKGFRPGPGRITAYLPSGGPFVRMDSHVYPDYVVPPNYDSLLGKLIVWAPTREKAIERMKRALDDTVITGVPTTIEYHKLILDIEDFKNGKVDTAFIPKHEEELQAPQHLVPAAAAKN; from the exons ATGGATGCCATAATGCCCATCTGCAAGACTGTCACGCCAACTCCG AAGGGCTTATTTTTTGGGAGAACTAGAGAGATCCGGAGCTCCCAATGTAGCTTTATGGTGGGAAATAAAGTCAACTTTTTAAGGCAGAGAGCTCCGGGTGCTCAAGTTAGTATTAAATCCAGGAGGCATGGGGGAGCTCTTCATGCTACATGTCGTGCTGAAAAAATTCTGGTGGCAAATAGAGGGGAAATTGCTGTCCGCGTTATTCGAACAGCCCATGAGATGGGAATACCTTGTGTGGCTGTTTACTCAACAATAGACAAGGATGCACTTCATGTGAAATTGGCTGATGAATCAGTTTGCATTGGTGAAGCAGCAAGCAGTCAATC GTACTTAGTTGTTCCAAACGTTTTATCTGCTGCCATCAGTAGGAAATGTACAATGTTGCATCCAGGATATGGTTTCCTTTCTGAGAATGCGTCATTTGTTGAAATGTGCAAAGAACATGGAATCAATTTTATTGGGCCTAAG CCCGAAAGCATCCGTGTTATGGGTGATAAATCGACTGCCAGAGACACAATGAAGAAAGCAGGTGTTCCAACTGTACCAGGAAGTGATGGATTACTACAG AGCACAGAGGAAGGAATCAGGCTTGCGGATGAGATTGGTTTTCCTGTTATGATCAAA GCCACAGCAGGAGGTGGAGGACGTGGTATGCGTCTTGCTAAAGAACCTGAGGAGTTTGTGAAGTTGTTACAG CAAGCAAAGAGTGAGGCTGCAGCTGCTTTTGGAAATGATGGAGTTTATTTGGAAAAGTACATCCAAAATCCTAGACACATTGAGTTTCAG GTTCTTGCAGATAAATATGGCAATGTTATTCACTTTGGAGAGCGGGATTGCAGCATCCAG AGAAGGAACCAAAAGCTCCTGGAAGAAGCACCTTCCCCTGCATTGACCCCAGAACTGCGGAAAGCTATGGGTGATGCAGCAGTTGCAGCAGCAGCATCAATTGGCTACATTGGTGTTGGAACCGTTGAATTCCTTTTGGATGAAAGAGGTTCCTTTTACTTCATGGAAATGAACACTCGGATTCAG GTTGAGCATCCTGTGACAGAAATGATTTCCTCTGTTGATTTGATTGAAGAACAAATTCGAGTAGCTATGGGTGAAAAACTCCGATACACACAG GAAGATATAGTGCTCAGAGGACATTCAATTGAATGCCGTATCAATGCAGAAGATGCTTTTAAAGGTTTCCGACCCGGGCCAG GAAGAATAACAGCCTACTTACCATCTGGAGGTCCCTTTGTTAGAATGGATAGCCATGTTTATCCTGATTACGTGGTTCCTCCAAATTACGATTCCCTTCTTGGAAAG CTTATTGTTTGGGCACCAACAAGAGAAAAGGCAATTGAGAGAATGAAGAGGGCTCTTGATGACACTGTTATAACAG GGGTTCCCACAACCATTGAATACCATAAACTTATCCTGGATATAGAGGATTTCAAAAATGGCAAGGTCGATACTGCTTTTATTCCAAAGCATGAAGAGGAGCTACAAGCG CCCCAACATTTGGTGCCTGCAGCCGCTGCCAAGAACTAG